Genomic window (Canis lupus baileyi chromosome 38, mCanLup2.hap1, whole genome shotgun sequence):
CTCGGGGCCCAGCTCCCCTTCTGCCTCCCGCCCCGCCGTCTCGGCCCCAGGGTCCCAGACCCTCACACCCTTACTCACATTCCTCTCCTGGGTGGGAAAATCCCGAAAATCCGCTGGCCCTCCCCTGACCTCCGTCGCCAGCACAGTCAGGGCCTGCCGGGGGGTCTTAGGGGCGAAGGTGCGAGGTTTGGTGGGAAGAACGTGACGCTTGGGAAGAACGCAGCCGAGCTAGGGGCCCAGCGTCCCCACTGAAACCCGCGGAAATCTCGCACCACTTAGCCCAGCAGTGAAAGGTGAGTTAATACCACCCGTCTtcgttctctttaaaaaaatatttgcgcACCTGGGACGGTTGTAGGTGCTGAAGACCGCAGGGGACATAACGGGCAAGACACCTTTTGGAGCCTTTAGCAGGACGGGTAAGTCACCGCTCAGACGGCTCAGAATGCCGCGGACTAGACGCGCTTAGTGACATTCTTGCCCGATACACATGCATCGGGACCTGCGGTGCGGCCGGCAGTGTAGTGGCCACTGGGCACCGTGTCGAGTCAGACCAGGGCAGGAGGTGAGAACGGAAAGGAGCCCTTTGATTTCTGAGAGCGACACGCGGGCGCCAGTTCTCGGGGGTCAGAGCGCCCACAATACTCGGGTGGAGCCTGCCGGGGTCGGCTCAGGTCAGCGGCAGGCCCAGCGCGGGAAGGAGCCCCGGGGGGCGCGAGAAGCCCCCTGGGTGGTCCCGGGGCCTCCTCCCCCCCACCGGGAGGCCGGGGTGGAAGTCAAGCCGCAGACCCAGGTGCCCGGCCGGGCCTCCAGCGCTGGTCCTGTCTGTGGCCACTGTTGGTCAGACCCTTGTGATCCTCGGAGCGGCCTCCACCCTGCCCCGGCCGTGGTGGCCTGGGGTCACGGACCCTCGAGGCTGAAGGAAACCACAGGAATCCTGTCACCTGGTATCATTCTATCTCCTAGTAGGACgtgccgcccccaccccccccaatgCAGCCCTGAGAAAAAGAAGTCCTGGGCCAGGGGTTAGCAGACCTCAATCGGAGTGCTGGCCCACGTTGCTGTGGCCAGGCCGCTCCCTGGCCCCCTGGGGTGATGACCCTTCTCTCCAGCAGTTGTTATGGGGGGCACGCGAAGTGGCCCATGTGACGGCTCTTGGGGAACCAAAAATGCTCTAGAAGCGAGGGTGGGCTTGATCTGGGGGCTCGGATGGTAGCCGGTTCCCAGCACCGGGGGAGCACTCTGGCCCCTCCTCCTGATGACGCCCGTGCCCTGCTTCTGTGACCCCAACCTGTGGGATGGGACCTGGCCTTGCCCCCCAGGGTCCTCCGGTGACTCCATGAGTCTCCTCCAGAAGGAAGCGGCTAAAGCTGTCGTGGCTAAACGCATCCGCCTCACGCGACCTTTGGAAAATTCGTTGGCGTATCTCCTCCATAACCCCGATCTCTGACGGTCATGCTACCTGGCTTTtgtttctgataaaaaaaaaaaaaaatcacaaacagtTCTTGAGTCAGAAAGGATGTTAGCACTAGAAAATTCGAGGATGCAGATAAACTATAAACAGATTCTTCAAGTTTGACAGGAGGCTGGACGCTGGGAGGACGCTAAGTGAGGCACCGCGCTGGGATTGGGAGAGCCTTGATCCTTTTACTTTTCCGCCTCCTCTCTGGGCTTCCAGCCACTATTTGGTCAGTTTCACAGCTTCATTCAGTCACTCTCCCCGTGCAGCACAattttttggaagattgtatttatctattgacagagagaaagcacaagcagggggagcagtagagggagagggagaagcgggttccccttcgaggagggagcccgatgccggaactcgatcccaggaccctgagaccatgacccgagccgcAGGGAGGTGCCTAAGCAGCTGGGCCTCCCAGAAGCCCTCAAAATAATTTGTCCGTGTGGTCTCAAAGTGTTCTGGGGCCGCACTGAGCGCCCCGAGGCGGGCTGGGTAAGGGCTGCCTCCCAGACACAGCCCTGTCTCTGGAGGACTGTCCCTGCACCCCGCAGGCTCCGCGGGGGCCGGGAGGgctgggagagagacagagcttgGCCCTCTTCTTGTTGTAATTACCAGCAGATGTGCGCGGGGAGCGGGGAGTGACACAGCTGGCAGCGGAGAGGGGCCCCTTAGGGTCTTCCTGTCTGCCTTTGCTCATTCAGGGAGATCCGGGAAGACCCCTTGAGAAAGTGACCTTTGAGCTGAGGTCTGAGTAAGAGAAACTACGCATCAGAAGGGGGTGACAGGAGGAGCGGGCCTGGAGCTTTCCAAGCGGAGGAAACTCTACAAAGAGGTCAGGCAGGAAGAAGCTTTGCATGTTGGAGGAACTGAAAGCCTGGTGGCTGGGCCAGGCACGGAGCAATGGGAGGGACACAGCAGGGCCACCGAGGTCAGGCCAGGCCCCATCCACCTCCGTGGTCTTTATCTTAAGAAACCTACTTCCGGAGATGCAGCCGCAGGTTAGGGCGGTGGTGGTGGCGCTGGAAAGGTAGAGGAGGACACACTCGAGATGCTTCCAAAGACGGGGGCTGGAGGAGTTGCCCAGGATTCAGGTAAGAATAGTGCGGGGCTGGGAGGTGTCGGGGCGTCTAGGTTTGGACCTGCCAGAGGGGCCTGTCCTCACTAGCGTGGACGCTCTGGAGCCCCGGCCGGTTGTTCAGGGCCACTGGGAGCCGTGGGGGCCCTGCTGTCCCCGTGCAGTCGTAATGGGCTTTTGGCCTTTCGGGCAGAGGCTCACATCTGGAGGGTGACCGGAGGAGGGGCTGGAGCAGACggggcaggtggagaggcagggggtgagcgggaggggcaggggggcaggagggaaacAGGAGCCTGGATGGGGGGGAAAGAGGGGCTGGGGACACTGAGGGGGATATTGATGAGATTGGGGGGTGCGAGGTGGGGGCAAGGAGATTGGAGGGGCGGGGGATTCAGATGTtggagggggaggatgggggcGGGGGACGGGAGCTTGGGGGGAGGATGGGAGCTTGGGGTGGAGGATGGGAGCTTGAGGGGGGAGGATGGGGCAGGGAATGGGAGCTTGGGgggaggatggggatgggggatgggggcttgggaggaggatggggatgggggatgggagctgggggaggatggGAGCTTGaggggggaggatggggtgggggatgggagctTGGGGGAGGATGGGAGCTTGGGGTGGAGGATGGGAGCTTGaggggggaggatggggtgggggatgggagctTGGGGGAGGATGTGGTGGGGCATGGCAGCTtcagaggaggatggggaggggcatGGGAGCTTGGGGGAGAGGAtgggggcaggtgctgggaaCTGGTGGGGGATGGCAGCTTGGGGGGAGGATGGGGCGggtgctgggagctggggggaggatggggcaggggatgggagcTTGGGGGGAGGATGGGGACGGGGGATGGGGGcttgggaggaggatggggatgggggatgggagcttggggggaggaggggcggggccttGGAGTTTGTGGGCTCGGATGGGGCCAGAGATGTGAGCTTGTGGGCTCGGATGGGCCGGGGATGGGGCTCTGGGGGAGGATGGGCCGGGGACGGAGATTGGAGGAGGGGACGGGGAGGGGCGTCGCGGGGGGCGCGGCCCGAGGAGCGGCTTTAAGAGCGGCATCCTgccggggggtgcgggggagggCTGGGGCGGAGGGGCCGTCCCGCGGGGAGGGCGGCGAGGTGGGCTCCCCAGCCGGTGCCCTGGGCGCTCCGCGGCCGCCGCTGGGTGGGGGGGTCGCCCCGTGGGTCGGGGGAGCCctgggggcgcgcggggcggcgcgCGCGGGGGGCGCCGGAGACCCAGGGTCCCGGGGCCCCCGACGGGCCACGGCGCAGGTGCGGATCCCGCGCGGCTGGTGGCTGCTGTGGGCCGCgtggctgccgctgggcgccggcgatccgcccgccgcgccccggtCCCCGTCCGcgcccccgtccccgtccccgtcccggcTGCGCTGCCTGCAGGTGTCGGTGTTCGCCAACGGCAGCTGGGCGCGCACGGACGGGCAGGCTTGGCTCGGGGAGCTGCAGGCCTTCGGCTGGAGCAACGGCTCGGACGCCGTCCGCTGCCTCCGGCCCTGGGCGCGCGGCGCGTGGGGCGCGGGGAGGTGGCGCGCGCTGCAGGAGCAGCTGGGCCTGTACCGCCGCAGCTTCACCCGGGACGTGCGGGAGCTCGTGAAGATGCTGCAGCTGCGCTGTGAGCCCCCGGCCCCggcggccgccccctccccgggcccccgacccgcacccgcacccgcgcCCGCGCCCTGACCTGGTCCCCGCCCCGCCTGCTCGCAGACCCCTTGGAGATCCAGGTGTCCGCCGGCTGCGAGGTGCGCCCCGGGAACACCTCCGAGGACTTCTTCCACGCAGCCGTCCAGGGGGAAGAGATCCTGAGTTTCCAGGGGTCTCACTGGGTGCCCGCGCCCCAGGCCCCGCGCTGGGTGCACAGGGCCACCAAGGAGCTCAACAAGGACCAGGGGACCAGGAGGACGGTGCGGGAGCTCctccgggacacctgccccccgttTGTCAGAGGCctgctggaggcagggaggtcGGAACTGGAGAAGCAAGGTGagcctgcccctcacccctgcctgcACCCCGGTGCATGGGCGCTGGGGCCAGACTCTGGGGTCAccggggagtggggtgggggcctgAGGCTGTTTACTCCTCCTGCAGAGGCTCACTCTGcacccctggggtcccaggagctGAATTAGGTAGACAGTGGGGGTCAAGCAGGGTCTCTGCCCAAAGAGACCGGGGAACAGTTAGAGCAGTACACCTCACAGGGCTCTGCAGGGGATCCCGGAGGATCTGTGAGGGGCTGTGAGGGAGAGTCAGGAGGGCCTCCACCCCAGCGGGTCGCCACCTTGAGATCCCCCGCTTCCTCGTTGGACACAGAGCGACCCGAGGCCTGGCTGTCCGCGGGCCCCACTCCCGGGCCTGGCCGGCTGCGGCTGGTGTGCCACGTCTCCGGCTTCCACCCCAAGCCTGTGCGGGTGACGTGGATGCGGGGCGAGCAGGAGCAGCGGGGCACCCGGCGAGGCGACGTCCTGCCCCATGCTGACGGCACGTGGTATCTCCGAGCGACCCTGGACGTGGCAGCCCAGGAGGCAGCCGGCCTGTCCTGCCGGGTGAAGCACAGCAGTCTAGGGGGCCAGGACATGGTCCTCCactggggtgaggaggggctggggccccaCTGTGCACGAGGAGGGGGGTCTGCAAGCATCCAGAGGGGCCTGGGCCACAGGTGGGTTTGGACACACAGGACAGAGGAGTTTCCAAGATGAGCCCGCTCCCCGCCAGGAGGGCAGCCACTTAGAGGAACAAAGTCTGCACAGGAGAAGGGTCGGGATGGGGCACCGTCCACCGTGGGTGGGGGCTCAGTCGgcggagcgtctgccttcagctcaggtcgtgggatcataggatccagccctgggtggggctcctgcttggtggggagcctgcttctccctctccctctgctgcccgccccccaccctccggCTTGTGCTAGTGCAcgctctatctctttctctttctttctctttttctctgtcaaataaataaaatcttaaaaaaaggggggggggttgagATAAATGTcccatatttaagaaaaaagagaccaaGCAATTTGCAGGTCCAGAAGTAGGTGTCAAATAAAGAATCCCAGGAGGGGTCCCTCCCCCAGAGAGGCAGGGTTGAGGGCTCCCTGACTGTGCCCCGCCTGGAGGCCCCTTGTCCCCAGCTCCTTTGAAACCGGTGCCATTCTTCTGAGTTTAGGGCTGAAGGGACGGGCACTGAGCTGGGTCGGGTCCGCTGGCCCTGGTCCCGCGGGGGGAGTGGAAGAGCTGACCCAGGTCGGCCTGGCCGCTGGGGTCCTTCCTCTGCACGGGGTCCCGCCTTGTGCTCCAGCGCGGGGTCCTGGCCCCTAGGCCCGGAGACGAGACGGGCTCCCTGGATTGCAGAGGAACAGAGTGGGCGCTCCCTGGGGGGAGGCGGTGAGAAGTGCTTCGACACCCTCCTGTGGGCGTAGGAAGGGGTCCTGGGGTGAGAGCCTGTGATCCCCACGCAGGGAGGAGCCGCTCCTCCGCGTGGCTGGTCGCCGTGGCCGTGCTGGGGTCCCTCCTGGTGATCGGGTGCCTTGGATGCTCAGCCGCCTGGTGCAGGGCGCGCCGGTAGGTGTCCCCTTCCTGACCCCccttccctcagcctctctccgTTGCctcgccccctgcgccccccttAATGCCTTCTCCCCCCTACACCTTCTCAGCTCCTATCAAGACATCTTGTGACTGTGCTCGCCGCACCTGCCCGTGTGGGACTCAGGACCCCAAGGGCCCAGGACGTGGGCGCAGCGGCTGAGGGTGAAGAAAGGCTGCCTCGGGGACACAGGACACTCACAGGGCAGCTCGCATCACGGCCCTTTAACAGTCTAAGGTCAAAGCTCTTTCTCAGTAAACTGCGAGTTTATAAGCCGCAAGGGGTTCTGTAAACCAGGGCGTGCAAAGGTCCGGGGGCACGCAGGGAACGCCGCGCAAGGCCGTGTGCGGCCGTCAGTGTCGGGTGGCGCCCTCGGCCGCGATCTGGGAAGTGCTCGCGCCCCAGGAAGTCGGAGAGGAAGGGGCGCATGAATAGAGGAAGAGCCTACGTTTTCCAGGGGAGCCGATGGCTAGGTTCTCGCGCGAGCCCGTTAACACGCGCACTCGAGCTCTTCCAAGACGTGTGCCCCGCGCCGCGTTCCCCTGGGCGGCTCCCGGATGGCCGCGGGCGGGCTCAGAGTTCGGGTCTCTTTTGGAAAAGAGCTGGTCCTGAATGACAGGTTGGTAGTTCGGGGGCACAGCTGCTTCTGCGAATCCGGCTTTAACAAGGGGGACATGTTCCTCTTTCAGAGAAAGGCTGTGGGAAACGGGGGTGTCTCAGGGTTTATTTGCTGTAACTGATTTGCGAAGGGGAAATGGGAGCGGGTtaggaaaaaacagaacaaaacgaAGTTACTCTGGGTGGGGCGGTTTTTTCCAAACGGCCACTTTGTTGAGATTGGAGGAAGGGAGTCCTGAAGGAGTCAGCTTGGGCCGGCTGCGCTGGTCCCGCCCAGTTGGGGACCCTCGAGTGTCTCCGGGAAGTGGGGCTAAACTTTGGAGAGTGTTTGCTGGAGAGAATTAGGATATTCGGCCTCTTGTACGCTGGGCCCGCAGGTGGAGCCTTGGATGTGGGCGAGGACCTCCCGGCTCCCAGGGCCCTGGTTCCCAGCTGCCTTCTCCTGACCGGGACCCCGTCTCGGCCCTACTAAGTGAGGGACGGGAGCGGGGCCCCCGGAACGTGTGTCTGAACAGGCCTTTGGGGGGTTCTGACATTCAGACGCGGCGCCTTGGCTTTGGGGAACGCGGTGCCACGGATTCCTCCGACGGCTAGTGGGGCCCCGGGCCTGGGCttagtcgggggggggggggggggggcttcctgGAAGGGGAGGCTGGAGGCGAACCAGCAAGGGCCTTGGCTGCAGGGTCCTCCTGTGTCAAGTGGAAGCAGGATCCTGACTCAGGCGCCCGGCCTTGGACCCCCAGCCTGCAGAACGGGGTATAAGCCACCCCTTCCTGGCATCTGGGCACAGCACCCGGCGGGAGACGACAGGTGACCtcccgggggtggggagcaaaTGCGGACCAGCGTGTGGTGTGTAACACCTTCACAGCAGGgacctgggggcgcctgggggcccCGTGGGccggcgcctgccttcagcccagggcgtgaccccggggccctgggatcgagtcccacatcgggctccctgcatggagcctgcttctccgtctgcctgcgTCTCGgcctctgtctctcgtgaataaataaaatctttaaactaaaACAAGGACCACCCCCCCTCGCCCTGTTACCGTCCCTGATACCACCTGACCCAGGCGCCCAGTTGGCTCATCCTCCTCCCGCGGTGGAGGCTGTGGACCCTCCCGGTGGCCGGTGCACACTCAGGCCGCACGTTCCAGTCCCTTCTGAGatcggtgggggtgggggggccctgcccgagggagggaggggctgccccAGGTCCCGGCCAGCGCAGTGGGTCTGAGAGTGGGTGCCCACCCTGCCAGGCCCCTCTCACCTGGAATGCACAGTAGGTACACGGATGCCCACCCTGCCAGGCCATCCTCCCACCTGGAGCACTCAGTGGGTGTACGGGTGCCCACCTTGCCAGGCCCCTCCGCCCCCCCGGGCTGGGAGCGCACAGTGGGTGCGCAGGTGCCCACCCTGCCgggccctgccacctgcccagaGCACCTGGACACGGCCCTGTGCCCTCAGCCGGGCCATAACCTTCCCATGCCCTGTCTGCACGACACCGGCGCCCCCAAGGATCACTGGCACGTTGTCCGTCGGTCCGTCCGGGAGCCCACTCCACCTGCAGGGCCTTGCCCGGCCTATGCTCGTGCCCCTGCCGTGTCTGCAGAACTGCTCCAGCGTGCGCACCGACTGCAGGCCGCGTGTGGCCCTCTCGGCCTCCACCTGCTCCGACGACGCCTGCGCTCTAGCCCTGGAGGGGCAGGGTCACCTTTCCAGCCGTGCCTCCTTGCACATTCTTCCCCGGCCCTGCAGTTTTCCGTAGGGTCTTCTTTTTATCTTAGTTACCGTCTTCTCACGTTTACCGATTCTACTAACCCCCGTCTGTTTTGCTTATGCTGTGGTTTCTGCTTCCTAACTGGACTCGGGTGGGTGCCCGTGGTGCGTCTGTGACCATATGGAGGCCTTGGCGCGCTCTCCGAGGCTGTCCCTCACCTGACCCTTGCTCTTAAGTCTGGCACAGAGTCGATGGGCTTCGCGGTGAGGCCGTGGCTTCCCCTCCCAGAGCTTCCCTGCCAGGCCATGCTGGGGTTAGGAGGCGACCCGGTGATAAACCAAGCAGGGCAGGCGTGACGGGGCACAGGCTTTTGAGGGATGTACCGTTTGCTGTGCGTGCACAGCCCCGGCTTCCAAGCGCCACCTCCCGGGATGGGCCTCTGTTCTGCGGAGGCCACGGGGACCCTCCCGTGCGACTGTCcactcctcaggctccctgccccgACGGTCTCCCCACGGCTTCTGCGCCCCCTGCCCCGTTGGCTCAGTGCGGCCGCTGCCGTGGGGCGCTGCGCGGGGAGGCTGGGCCCTCCGGCTGCGGTTTCCAATTCAGACTGGCTTCCCCCAGGGCTTCTGTGATCCTGCTGCACCGTCCCTAGAAGGCTCTTCTACATTTAGTCCCTTGGCTTTTCACCCTGCACCTGACCGTCTTTTCTATTTCCCTGGGAAAGTCAGGATTATccaggaatgagtcccacatcttCCTCCTTCTGGCTCACGGGGTGAGGGGCTTTCCCCTCACGTCTATCAGCGGACACACGTCCACCTTTGCTAAGCTGGACCCTTCCACCTGGCCTTTGTGCAGCACAGCCCTGGGGCTTGTGCCTGGTGTCTTGACCCTGCGGGCTCCCCACCTTGAGCGCACCCCTGTTCCTAGACGGCCTGGGACATttaaaacacaagcaaaaaaaaaaaaaaaaaccctaaaaataaataaataaataaataaataaataaataaataaataaataacaaaccaTAAGTGGAAAAACTTTGTGGgcccaaactcattttttttttggaaaaattctgAAGTTATGTATCTG
Coding sequences:
- the LOC140626741 gene encoding antigen-presenting glycoprotein CD1d-like → MGRGRRLEEGTGRGVAGGAARGAALRAASCRGVRGRAGAEGPSRGEGGEVGSPAGALGAPRPPLGGGVAPWVGGALGARGAARAGGAGDPGSRGPRRATAQVRIPRGWWLLWAAWLPLGAGDPPAAPRSPSAPPSPSPSRLRCLQVSVFANGSWARTDGQAWLGELQAFGWSNGSDAVRCLRPWARGAWGAGRWRALQEQLGLYRRSFTRDVRELVKMLQLRYPLEIQVSAGCEVRPGNTSEDFFHAAVQGEEILSFQGSHWVPAPQAPRWVHRATKELNKDQGTRRTVRELLRDTCPPFVRGLLEAGRSELEKQERPEAWLSAGPTPGPGRLRLVCHVSGFHPKPVRVTWMRGEQEQRGTRRGDVLPHADGTWYLRATLDVAAQEAAGLSCRVKHSSLGGQDMVLHWGRSRSSAWLVAVAVLGSLLVIGCLGCSAAWCRARRSYQDIL